Proteins from a single region of Caloramator sp. E03:
- a CDS encoding arsinothricin resistance N-acetyltransferase ArsN1 family A, whose protein sequence is MGYSTREAKVQDVPAITRIYNQGIEDRVATLETRLRTEDEMKDWLLNRSEKNKVLVIEDENNNVYGWASLNIFNSRCCYSGIADISIYIERQMRGKGLGKILLTSLIKTAKEQGFHKMVLSTFKYNEAGQRLYKAMGFREVGTYIRQGMLDGKWVDVTIMEKHLLDDVTSK, encoded by the coding sequence ATGGGTTATTCAACGAGGGAGGCAAAAGTTCAGGATGTACCTGCAATTACAAGAATATATAACCAAGGCATTGAAGATAGAGTTGCAACCCTTGAAACAAGATTGAGAACTGAAGATGAAATGAAGGATTGGCTTTTAAATAGAAGTGAAAAGAATAAAGTACTTGTTATTGAAGATGAAAACAATAATGTATATGGATGGGCCTCATTAAACATATTTAACTCAAGGTGTTGTTATAGTGGAATTGCAGATATATCAATTTATATTGAAAGGCAAATGCGTGGAAAAGGACTTGGAAAGATTTTATTAACTTCTTTAATTAAAACTGCAAAAGAACAGGGGTTTCATAAGATGGTTCTAAGTACATTTAAGTATAATGAGGCAGGACAAAGATTATATAAGGCTATGGGCTTTAGAGAAGTAGGGACATATATTAGACAAGGAATGCTCGATGGAAAATGGGTTGATGTTACTATAATGGAAAAACATCTTCTGGATGATGTAACATCTAAGTAG
- a CDS encoding B3/B4 domain-containing protein, translated as MKFSVEDKVFETLDNVCFAVVVAHGLDNTTHNSKIQNLLKENILLCQTSLEGVNVKEIESVLCYREAFRKLNVNPNKYMCSIEALLTRISKGKGIPFINTAIDLGNAISLKYKIPIGAHDIDTVQEEITLRFSKEQDYFIPFGSTEVEPVDKNEIVYATGNSVRTRKWIWRQSEEGKITTQSKNIFFPIDGFSDTNKDNILLAQKELSDILKNELGCNVSIGWVDAKNKSFTVNCYC; from the coding sequence ATGAAATTTTCAGTAGAAGATAAAGTTTTTGAAACACTTGATAATGTTTGCTTTGCTGTTGTAGTTGCCCATGGATTAGATAATACTACACATAATTCGAAGATTCAAAACTTATTAAAAGAAAACATTCTTTTGTGTCAAACCTCTCTTGAGGGAGTAAACGTAAAAGAAATAGAATCGGTACTATGCTATAGGGAAGCTTTTCGCAAACTTAATGTAAATCCCAATAAATATATGTGCTCTATCGAAGCATTATTAACAAGAATCTCTAAGGGAAAAGGTATACCATTTATTAACACAGCAATTGACTTGGGTAACGCCATATCACTTAAATATAAAATTCCAATTGGCGCACATGACATAGATACTGTGCAAGAAGAAATTACCCTGCGATTCTCGAAGGAACAAGATTATTTTATTCCATTTGGCAGCACCGAGGTTGAGCCAGTTGACAAAAATGAAATTGTATATGCTACTGGTAATTCAGTAAGAACCAGAAAATGGATATGGCGTCAGAGTGAAGAAGGAAAAATTACAACTCAATCTAAAAACATTTTTTTCCCTATTGATGGGTTTTCTGATACTAATAAGGATAATATTCTTTTAGCTCAAAAGGAACTGAGTGATATACTCAAGAATGAACTTGGTTGTAATGTAAGTATCGGATGGGTGGACGCTAAAAATAAAAGTTTTACTGTAAATTGTTATTGTTAA
- the arsM gene encoding arsenite methyltransferase, which produces MNFDVKKEVQKYYGEIAEKVSNGLKGGCGCGCGTSCCGDITSLSVNYNGDEIEGLPKEAINASLGCANPLLFAKLKEGETVLDLGSGGGIDVLIASKYVGNSGKVYGLDMTDSMLRLANENREKMGASNVEFIKGYIEDIPLDDETVDVIMSNCVINLSEDKEKALSEAYRVLKNGGRLAIADIVTLKDVPDEIRKKAELWAGCIAGTIKIDEYKAILEKVGFKNIEIEPVNVYTKEIIKGLIENDSELLSVISEEELDLVDAAFAGAHIKAEK; this is translated from the coding sequence ATGAATTTTGATGTAAAAAAAGAAGTACAAAAGTATTATGGTGAAATTGCAGAAAAAGTAAGTAATGGTTTAAAAGGAGGATGCGGTTGTGGATGCGGTACATCATGTTGTGGGGATATTACTAGTTTATCTGTAAATTACAATGGTGATGAAATTGAAGGATTGCCCAAGGAGGCTATAAATGCATCATTAGGATGTGCCAATCCACTTTTATTTGCAAAACTTAAAGAAGGAGAAACTGTTCTTGATCTTGGAAGTGGTGGTGGAATTGATGTATTAATTGCATCAAAGTATGTTGGAAATAGTGGTAAGGTATATGGACTTGATATGACTGATTCTATGCTAAGGCTTGCAAATGAGAATAGAGAAAAGATGGGAGCATCAAATGTTGAGTTTATAAAAGGATATATTGAAGATATACCTCTTGATGATGAAACAGTTGATGTTATAATGTCAAACTGTGTAATTAATTTATCTGAGGATAAAGAAAAGGCACTATCAGAAGCCTACAGAGTGCTAAAAAATGGTGGAAGGCTTGCAATTGCAGATATTGTTACTTTAAAGGATGTACCGGATGAAATAAGAAAGAAGGCAGAGTTATGGGCAGGATGTATTGCAGGAACAATTAAGATTGATGAATATAAAGCTATTCTTGAAAAGGTTGGATTCAAAAATATTGAAATTGAACCTGTAAATGTATATACAAAGGAGATAATTAAAGGACTTATTGAAAATGATAGTGAACTTTTAAGTGTAATATCGGAGGAAGAGCTGGATTTAGTTGATGCTGCTTTTGCAGGGGCACATATTAAAGCTGAAAAATAG
- the rlmD gene encoding 23S rRNA (uracil(1939)-C(5))-methyltransferase RlmD, with amino-acid sequence MTNNIVKKNEEYEIMITSLGFQGEGVGRIDNFTVFVEGALPNELVRIKIVKVSKNYAFGKLIDIIKTSNERRTPICDIYKRCGGCQIQHISYEAQLKFKKQRVIDSIERIGRIKDVIVHDTIGMKHPYNYRNKVQLPVRMVKGVPVIGFFAARSHEIIKMDKCYIQDEASSKIIPIIKEWIEKNNIMPYDEATGEGIIRHIMIRSAHKTGDIMVVLITNSEKLPHKEEIIEMLKKIKGIKSIIQNINSKKTNVILGDKCNTLWGSDTITDYIGNFKFNISPLSFFQVNPLQTEILYNTALKYANLTGNEVVFDAYCGTGTISLFLAQRAKKVYGVEIVPEAIENAKENAKINNITNAEFIVGESEVVIPNLIEKGTYADVVVVDPPRKGCDRKLLDAISKMSPKRIVYVSCDVGTLARDLGILEELSYKTIEIQPVDMFPQTSHVECVVKIEKK; translated from the coding sequence ATGACAAATAATATAGTAAAAAAGAATGAGGAATATGAAATAATGATTACAAGCCTTGGTTTTCAAGGAGAAGGAGTTGGAAGGATAGATAATTTTACTGTTTTTGTTGAAGGTGCACTTCCTAATGAATTAGTAAGAATTAAAATAGTTAAGGTATCAAAAAACTATGCCTTTGGAAAGCTTATTGATATAATCAAAACATCTAACGAAAGAAGAACACCAATATGCGATATATATAAAAGATGTGGAGGCTGCCAAATACAGCATATTTCTTATGAGGCACAGCTAAAATTTAAGAAACAAAGAGTAATTGACTCAATAGAAAGGATAGGTAGGATTAAAGATGTTATTGTTCATGATACTATAGGTATGAAACATCCTTATAATTATAGAAACAAGGTGCAGCTTCCTGTTAGAATGGTAAAAGGTGTACCTGTAATCGGATTTTTTGCTGCAAGAAGCCATGAAATAATAAAAATGGATAAGTGCTACATTCAAGATGAGGCTTCTTCAAAAATAATACCTATAATTAAAGAATGGATAGAGAAAAATAATATTATGCCTTATGATGAGGCAACTGGTGAAGGCATTATAAGACATATAATGATACGAAGTGCCCATAAAACAGGAGATATTATGGTGGTTTTGATAACAAATTCTGAAAAGTTACCACATAAAGAAGAAATAATAGAAATGTTAAAAAAAATAAAAGGAATAAAAAGTATAATACAAAATATAAATTCTAAAAAAACTAATGTAATTTTAGGAGATAAGTGTAACACTCTTTGGGGTAGCGATACAATAACTGATTACATAGGAAATTTTAAATTCAACATTTCTCCTCTTTCATTTTTTCAGGTAAACCCTCTACAAACTGAAATATTATATAATACAGCCCTTAAATATGCAAACCTGACTGGGAATGAAGTAGTATTTGATGCCTACTGCGGCACAGGAACAATATCTTTATTCCTTGCCCAAAGGGCAAAAAAGGTTTATGGCGTTGAGATTGTACCTGAAGCTATTGAAAACGCAAAGGAAAATGCAAAAATAAACAATATAACTAATGCTGAGTTTATTGTAGGTGAGTCAGAAGTTGTAATACCAAATCTCATTGAAAAAGGAACTTATGCTGATGTTGTAGTTGTAGACCCTCCAAGAAAGGGATGCGACAGGAAACTCCTTGATGCAATATCTAAAATGTCACCTAAAAGAATAGTCTATGTCTCCTGTGATGTTGGAACTTTAGCAAGGGATCTTGGAATACTTGAGGAACTTTCATATAAAACTATTGAAATTCAGCCGGTTGACATGTTCCCACAGACGAGCCACGTGGAGTGCGTCGTGAAGATAGAGAAGAAATAG
- a CDS encoding MarR family winged helix-turn-helix transcriptional regulator, which yields MDTSQEIYKLRETIRQIVRNLGMMEKSEVSCCGTTLSQCHIIVEIGRAKEISLIDLSEKIGLDKSTMSRNIDILVNQGVVKRDLHPEDRRYVTITLTQKGEEIFSKIEESMGLFYKNIYEAIPQEKRYQVLESLELLLFALKNNRCC from the coding sequence ATGGATACTTCACAAGAGATATATAAATTGAGAGAAACAATAAGGCAAATAGTGAGAAACTTGGGGATGATGGAAAAGAGCGAGGTCTCATGCTGTGGAACAACATTAAGTCAATGCCACATAATAGTTGAAATAGGCAGAGCAAAAGAAATATCATTAATTGATTTATCTGAAAAGATAGGTCTTGATAAAAGTACAATGAGCAGGAACATTGACATTCTTGTAAATCAGGGTGTTGTAAAAAGGGATCTTCATCCTGAAGACAGAAGGTATGTAACTATAACTTTGACTCAAAAGGGAGAAGAGATATTTAGTAAAATTGAGGAAAGTATGGGATTATTTTATAAGAATATATATGAGGCAATTCCTCAAGAAAAAAGATACCAGGTTTTAGAGAGCCTTGAATTGTTGCTTTTTGCTTTAAAAAATAATAGATGTTGTTAG
- the pyk gene encoding pyruvate kinase: MRRTKIICTIGPASESENMIRKLIENGMNAARLNFSHGSYEEHGKRIELIKKLRKELNKPIAIILDNKGPELRTGNFKVDSVELVEGQKYILTTRQVLGDENICSVSYDKLHEDLKVGDRVLINDGLVGLEVEKIEGQDIHCKVLNTGVISSHKNMNVPGVKINLPALTEKDIEDIKFGIKQGVDIIAASFIRKAADVIAIRKVLENNGGEGILIVSKIENQEGVDNIDDIIKFSDAIMVARGDLGVAIPTEDVPVVQKMIIEKCNIAGKPVITATQMLDSMIRNPRPTRAEASDVANAIFDGTDAIMLSGETANGKYPIEAVSTMARIAEKAESALNYDSMLRKRRKYHAQSVPDAISLATVTTAMELNASAIITATQSGYTARMVSKYRPQCKVIAATPFENVARKLAIVWGVYPIITEKMESADDVMDKSVNEALDQGYVKKGDLVVLAAGVPVGFAGTTNLMKVHVVGDVLVKGRGVGASTYGYAYIAKSVKDVNNNFNDGSILVVKELSKEYIDVIGRIGGIIAEEGGLTSHTAVECISMGIPVIVGAHGATEVIKTGILITMDTENGIVYSGKANVI; the protein is encoded by the coding sequence ATGAGAAGAACTAAAATAATTTGTACTATTGGTCCTGCTTCAGAGAGCGAAAATATGATAAGAAAGCTCATTGAGAATGGAATGAACGCTGCAAGACTTAATTTTTCCCATGGTTCTTATGAAGAGCATGGAAAAAGGATTGAGCTTATTAAAAAATTAAGAAAAGAACTTAATAAGCCTATTGCAATAATACTTGACAATAAAGGGCCAGAGCTTAGGACAGGTAATTTTAAAGTTGATAGTGTAGAGCTTGTTGAAGGGCAAAAATATATATTAACTACAAGGCAAGTTTTAGGCGATGAAAATATATGTTCAGTTAGCTATGATAAGCTTCATGAGGATTTAAAAGTTGGAGATAGAGTATTAATAAATGATGGGCTTGTTGGACTTGAAGTTGAAAAAATTGAAGGCCAGGATATTCACTGCAAAGTATTGAATACTGGAGTTATAAGTAGCCATAAAAATATGAATGTTCCTGGGGTTAAAATTAATCTTCCGGCCTTAACGGAAAAAGATATAGAAGATATAAAATTTGGTATAAAGCAAGGAGTAGACATAATTGCAGCTTCCTTTATTAGAAAGGCAGCTGATGTTATAGCTATTAGGAAAGTTCTTGAAAATAATGGCGGAGAAGGAATTCTAATAGTTTCAAAGATAGAAAACCAAGAAGGAGTTGACAACATAGACGATATTATAAAGTTCTCTGATGCTATAATGGTTGCAAGAGGAGACTTAGGTGTTGCAATTCCAACAGAAGATGTTCCAGTTGTTCAAAAGATGATTATAGAGAAGTGTAATATAGCAGGAAAGCCAGTAATTACAGCAACACAAATGCTTGATTCTATGATTAGAAATCCAAGGCCTACAAGAGCTGAAGCAAGTGACGTTGCAAATGCAATATTCGATGGTACTGATGCAATAATGCTTAGTGGAGAAACTGCTAATGGAAAGTATCCAATTGAAGCAGTATCAACCATGGCAAGAATAGCTGAAAAGGCAGAATCAGCATTAAATTATGATTCAATGTTAAGAAAAAGAAGAAAATACCATGCACAGTCTGTTCCAGATGCAATAAGCCTTGCAACAGTAACTACAGCTATGGAACTTAATGCTTCTGCTATAATAACAGCAACTCAGTCTGGTTATACAGCAAGGATGGTTTCCAAATACAGACCACAGTGTAAAGTTATTGCTGCAACGCCATTTGAAAATGTAGCAAGAAAGCTTGCTATTGTGTGGGGAGTTTATCCTATTATTACTGAAAAAATGGAGTCAGCTGATGATGTAATGGATAAGTCAGTAAATGAAGCATTAGATCAAGGATATGTTAAAAAAGGAGATCTTGTAGTTCTTGCAGCAGGAGTACCAGTTGGATTTGCAGGTACTACAAATCTTATGAAAGTTCATGTTGTTGGAGATGTATTAGTAAAAGGACGTGGAGTCGGAGCATCGACCTACGGTTATGCGTACATTGCAAAAAGTGTAAAAGATGTAAATAATAATTTTAACGATGGTAGCATATTAGTTGTAAAAGAATTAAGTAAAGAATATATAGATGTAATAGGAAGAATTGGTGGAATAATTGCCGAAGAAGGTGGGCTTACCTCCCATACCGCTGTTGAATGTATAAGTATGGGTATTCCTGTTATAGTAGGGGCTCATGGAGCTACTGAAGTAATAAAGACAGGTATATTAATTACTATGGATACCGAAAACGGAATAGTTTACAGCGGCAAGGCAAATGTGATATAA
- a CDS encoding aldo/keto reductase encodes MKYNYLGITGLCVSEIGFGGIPIQRITKDEAAKVIQRAQELGINFIDTARGYTVSEEYIGYALKGRRDKWIIASKSMVRDKSLMDKEIDISLKNLNTDYIELYQIHNVKDIATYDKVISKDGAYEALYKAKIKGKIGHIGITVHSADILKKVVESRLFETIMFPYNIVETQGEDIFKRAKELNIGVIAMKPLAGGTIRDAYLAIKFILQNKNVATVIPGMASINEVEENVLAAEKGNLSQSEIEMCKKISKEIGQNFCRRCGYCAPCPQGIDISFCFLLKLYYDNYNLKDWATERYKDLKAHAEDCKECGICEEKCPYNLPIREKLKEVKTVFGF; translated from the coding sequence ATGAAGTATAATTATCTTGGGATAACAGGACTTTGTGTTTCTGAAATTGGATTTGGAGGTATACCAATTCAAAGAATAACTAAAGATGAAGCAGCAAAAGTAATACAAAGGGCACAGGAATTAGGTATAAACTTTATTGATACAGCAAGAGGATATACGGTAAGTGAAGAGTATATTGGATATGCTTTAAAAGGAAGAAGAGATAAATGGATAATTGCTTCTAAATCAATGGTTAGAGATAAAAGCCTTATGGATAAAGAGATTGATATAAGCCTTAAGAATTTAAATACCGACTATATTGAACTTTATCAAATACATAATGTAAAAGATATAGCTACTTATGATAAGGTGATTTCGAAAGATGGGGCTTATGAAGCTTTATATAAAGCTAAAATTAAAGGGAAAATAGGACATATAGGTATTACTGTACATAGTGCTGATATACTTAAAAAGGTAGTTGAAAGTAGATTGTTTGAAACGATTATGTTTCCATACAATATAGTTGAAACACAGGGGGAAGATATTTTTAAAAGAGCAAAAGAATTAAATATTGGAGTTATTGCTATGAAGCCCTTAGCTGGTGGAACAATAAGAGATGCTTACCTTGCAATAAAGTTTATCCTGCAAAATAAGAATGTAGCAACTGTAATACCAGGTATGGCAAGCATAAATGAAGTTGAAGAAAATGTATTAGCTGCAGAAAAAGGTAATTTATCTCAAAGTGAAATTGAGATGTGCAAAAAAATATCAAAGGAGATTGGCCAAAATTTTTGCCGTAGATGTGGATACTGTGCTCCGTGCCCACAGGGAATAGATATTTCATTTTGTTTTCTTTTGAAGTTGTATTATGATAATTATAATCTTAAAGATTGGGCTACTGAAAGGTATAAAGATTTAAAGGCCCATGCAGAAGATTGCAAAGAATGTGGAATATGTGAAGAGAAGTGTCCTTATAACCTTCCAATAAGAGAAAAACTTAAAGAGGTTAAGACAGTATTTGGATTTTAA
- a CDS encoding transposase codes for MARNQRKYTDEFKNTIVELYNSGKSLVELSSEYGISKSTINGWIKTPGLLLLMKAKL; via the coding sequence ATGGCAAGAAATCAAAGGAAATATACCGATGAATTTAAAAATACAATAGTAGAGCTATATAATTCAGGAAAAAGTTTAGTAGAGTTAAGCAGCGAATATGGCATTTCAAAATCTACTATTAACGGTTGGATAAAAACTCCAGGCCTGTTGCTATTGATGAAGGCAAAGTTGTAA
- a CDS encoding DUF378 domain-containing protein has product MRIDTLDWFAIVLTVIGALNWGLIGLFNFDLVAFLFGPMSTVSRIVYTLVGIAGLYLIYTSSKFSTASLERD; this is encoded by the coding sequence GTGAGGATTGATACATTAGATTGGTTCGCAATTGTTTTGACTGTAATAGGAGCTTTAAATTGGGGACTAATCGGGCTTTTTAATTTTGATTTAGTTGCGTTTTTATTTGGTCCTATGTCTACTGTTAGCAGAATTGTTTATACTTTAGTTGGTATAGCCGGGCTATATCTTATTTATACATCAAGTAAATTTTCTACAGCTTCTCTTGAAAGAGATTAA
- the pfkA gene encoding 6-phosphofructokinase, protein MKTIGVLTSGGDAPGMNAAIRAVVRSGINKGIKVMGIQRGYSGLLNGEIFELNRSSVADIIQRGGTILRTARCEEFKTPEGRKKAYNVLKVFGIEGLIVIGGDGSFTGAQKLSDEFDVKTIGLPGTIDNDLAYTDYTIGFDTALNTVLDAINKLRDTSTSHERVSIVEVMGRRCGDIALYTGLAGGAESIIIPEKEYNFEELCKTIIEGKHRGKVHNLIVLAEGVGGAEELAKKIEEVTGLETRATVLGHIQRGGSPTAFDRILASRLGARAVELLVEGKSKRVVGIRDNKIIDLDITEALSMKKETDNDLYNLAKILSF, encoded by the coding sequence ATGAAAACAATTGGGGTTTTAACAAGTGGTGGAGATGCACCAGGAATGAACGCTGCAATTAGAGCAGTAGTAAGGTCAGGAATAAATAAAGGTATTAAAGTAATGGGAATACAAAGAGGCTATAGCGGACTTTTAAATGGGGAAATATTTGAATTAAATCGTTCATCAGTTGCAGATATAATTCAAAGAGGTGGAACAATTCTAAGGACCGCAAGATGTGAAGAATTTAAAACGCCTGAGGGGAGAAAGAAAGCATATAATGTTTTAAAGGTATTTGGAATAGAGGGACTTATAGTAATCGGAGGAGATGGTTCCTTTACTGGTGCTCAAAAGCTTTCAGATGAATTTGATGTTAAAACTATAGGTCTTCCAGGAACTATTGATAATGACTTAGCTTATACTGATTATACAATTGGATTTGATACGGCACTTAATACTGTATTAGATGCTATAAACAAATTAAGAGATACTTCAACATCCCATGAAAGAGTCAGTATAGTAGAAGTTATGGGAAGAAGATGTGGTGATATTGCTCTTTATACAGGTCTTGCAGGTGGAGCAGAAAGTATTATTATCCCAGAAAAAGAATATAACTTTGAAGAATTATGCAAAACTATAATTGAAGGAAAGCATAGAGGAAAAGTTCATAACCTTATTGTTCTTGCAGAAGGTGTTGGAGGAGCTGAAGAATTGGCAAAGAAAATAGAAGAGGTTACAGGGCTTGAAACAAGAGCTACAGTTCTTGGCCATATTCAAAGGGGAGGAAGCCCAACTGCTTTTGATAGAATACTTGCTTCAAGGCTAGGAGCAAGAGCTGTTGAACTATTAGTGGAAGGAAAATCTAAGAGGGTTGTTGGTATAAGGGATAACAAAATTATAGATTTAGATATAACTGAAGCATTAAGCATGAAGAAGGAAACAGATAATGATCTTTATAACTTAGCAAAAATATTATCATTTTAA
- a CDS encoding glutamate decarboxylase — protein sequence MWTVVYVAQSKHEMEKIEKKLSDQGVLVKVKKIGKNNDDKNGLYEILVPQAEVDDAYTILTTITF from the coding sequence ATGTGGACTGTTGTTTACGTTGCGCAGAGTAAGCATGAAATGGAAAAAATTGAAAAGAAATTATCTGACCAAGGCGTACTTGTAAAAGTAAAAAAAATAGGGAAAAATAATGATGATAAAAATGGTCTTTATGAAATTTTAGTTCCACAGGCAGAAGTTGATGATGCTTATACTATTCTAACGACTATAACTTTTTAG
- a CDS encoding flavodoxin, which produces MDKKVLVAFFSCSGVTKNVAQTIADAAGADLYEIKPKVPYTAADLNWMDKKSRSSVEMKDPSSRPAIEGKVTNMDEYDIVFLGFPIWWYVAPTIINTFLESYDFSEKTIILFATSGGSGFGKTVEKLKESVSSTAKIKEGRILNGKPSKEELSAWIKSLGLK; this is translated from the coding sequence ATGGATAAAAAAGTATTGGTAGCTTTTTTTTCATGTAGTGGTGTAACAAAAAATGTTGCCCAAACTATTGCAGATGCAGCTGGTGCTGATCTTTATGAAATAAAGCCTAAGGTGCCCTATACTGCCGCGGATCTTAATTGGATGGACAAGAAAAGCCGCAGTTCAGTGGAAATGAAAGACCCGTCCTCACGGCCTGCCATAGAAGGCAAGGTTACAAACATGGATGAATATGACATTGTTTTTCTTGGCTTTCCTATATGGTGGTATGTAGCTCCAACAATTATAAATACCTTTTTAGAAAGCTATGATTTTTCGGAAAAGACAATAATACTTTTTGCAACTTCTGGTGGTAGTGGCTTTGGAAAAACAGTTGAGAAGCTAAAAGAAAGCGTTTCATCAACTGCTAAGATTAAAGAAGGAAGGATTCTAAACGGCAAGCCGTCTAAGGAGGAACTGTCTGCGTGGATAAAAAGTTTGGGTTTAAAGTAA